In Desulforhopalus sp., a single genomic region encodes these proteins:
- the pheA gene encoding prephenate dehydratase produces MESEQKKAIASGREKIDAIDNNILTLLKERLSCAKEIGRFKDEGNRAKWDPLRERQIYERLLRDNSEVFPEDSLRSIFHEIITTCRLSQRKAVVAFLGPEATFSHLAGVKYFGHSADYKAMETIDDVFAEVDKGRTRYGIVPVENSIEGAVFSTLDCFMKYKVQICGEIQLEISHNLVCRSGNIEDIQTVASHVQPLAQCREWLRKHLPAIPTLPVLSTGAAAQMAANNPNIGAIASSLAITTYQLQVVVQGIEDYRGNTTRFLVIGKKSPSRSGLDRTSLLIGLMDRPGSLNEILTALSEEDINLAKIESRPIKGKQWKYLFFLDMLGHIEDEKIQRGCDRLKAMCSYFEWLGSYPQSEDSATDS; encoded by the coding sequence ATGGAATCCGAGCAGAAAAAAGCAATCGCTTCAGGCCGAGAAAAAATTGATGCGATAGACAATAATATATTAACCCTGCTCAAGGAACGACTTTCCTGTGCTAAAGAAATTGGTAGGTTCAAAGATGAGGGAAACCGCGCCAAATGGGACCCCCTCCGCGAGCGACAGATCTATGAACGTTTACTGAGAGATAATAGCGAGGTCTTTCCGGAGGATTCTCTCCGGTCGATTTTTCATGAAATAATTACGACATGCAGACTGTCACAACGAAAGGCGGTAGTTGCCTTTTTAGGACCGGAAGCCACCTTCAGCCATCTGGCCGGTGTGAAATATTTTGGCCATTCAGCCGACTATAAAGCCATGGAGACCATCGACGATGTCTTTGCCGAAGTCGACAAAGGTCGGACCAGATACGGCATCGTGCCGGTAGAAAATTCCATTGAAGGGGCAGTTTTTTCCACCCTCGATTGTTTTATGAAATACAAGGTGCAGATCTGCGGTGAGATACAGCTGGAAATCAGCCATAATCTCGTCTGCAGATCTGGAAACATTGAAGACATCCAAACAGTTGCATCACATGTGCAGCCCTTGGCTCAATGCCGGGAATGGCTGCGCAAACATCTTCCGGCAATCCCCACCCTGCCGGTACTGTCTACCGGTGCGGCGGCCCAGATGGCAGCCAACAATCCTAACATTGGCGCCATAGCCTCATCTCTGGCTATCACCACCTATCAACTGCAAGTTGTCGTGCAAGGCATCGAGGATTATCGGGGTAACACCACGAGATTCCTGGTGATTGGCAAGAAGTCCCCTTCACGAAGCGGCCTTGACCGAACCTCCCTGCTCATCGGCCTGATGGATCGCCCCGGATCTTTGAACGAGATCCTTACGGCACTGTCGGAAGAGGATATAAACCTTGCGAAAATCGAGTCCCGCCCGATCAAAGGAAAACAATGGAAATATCTGTTCTTCCTCGACATGCTTGGACATATTGAGGATGAGAAGATACAACGGGGCTGCGATAGGTTGAAGGCCATGTGCTCGTACTTCGAGTGGCTTGGGTCCTACCCGCAAAGTGAGGACTCAGCCACCGATTCTTGA
- a CDS encoding homocysteine biosynthesis protein, with protein sequence MSEKTIKKTYEEINARIKAGEAVVVTAEEMVGIVRENGPEGAARKVDVVTTGTFAPMCSSGMFFNFGQMIPTIKASKVWVNKVPAYAGLAAVDAYIGATEPAEDDPLNKIYPGEFRYGGGHVIEDLLRGKKLLLEAKAYGTDCYAGKKMKKEVGLADLPYALLCNPRNGYQNYNCAVNLSDKAVYTYMGMLKPNCRNANYCSAGELSPLLNDPYYKTIGVGTRIFLGGATGYVTWRGTQHNPRAPRGSNGVPRKPAGTVMVQGDLKSMSAEWVRGVSILGYGNSLALGLGIPIPILDAEMAAYTGVSDAEIFTQVVDYGYDYTNGIARSYGEVNYAQLKSGEIEVNGKKVRTTPLSSVVKAREIAEILKVKIADGKFLLNPPAELLPDGLD encoded by the coding sequence ATGAGTGAAAAGACAATTAAGAAAACCTATGAGGAAATTAACGCCAGAATCAAGGCTGGTGAAGCCGTCGTCGTTACAGCAGAGGAAATGGTTGGAATAGTACGAGAAAACGGCCCCGAAGGGGCTGCCAGAAAGGTTGATGTGGTGACCACGGGGACCTTCGCGCCGATGTGTTCTTCTGGGATGTTCTTTAACTTCGGTCAAATGATACCAACAATCAAGGCATCTAAAGTCTGGGTCAATAAGGTTCCTGCGTATGCCGGACTTGCGGCGGTCGATGCCTACATTGGCGCCACAGAACCTGCCGAAGACGATCCTTTGAACAAGATCTATCCCGGTGAGTTCAGATATGGTGGTGGTCACGTCATTGAGGATCTGTTGCGCGGCAAAAAATTGCTGCTCGAAGCCAAGGCCTATGGCACCGATTGTTATGCGGGAAAGAAAATGAAGAAAGAAGTTGGACTCGCCGACCTCCCTTATGCCTTGCTTTGCAACCCGCGTAACGGCTATCAAAACTACAACTGCGCGGTTAATCTCTCCGATAAAGCGGTTTACACCTATATGGGCATGCTGAAGCCAAATTGCCGCAACGCCAATTACTGCAGTGCCGGGGAACTGAGTCCTTTACTCAATGATCCCTATTATAAAACAATAGGTGTTGGAACGAGGATCTTTCTTGGCGGGGCCACCGGTTATGTCACCTGGCGAGGAACACAGCATAACCCCAGAGCTCCTCGAGGCAGCAACGGTGTACCGAGAAAACCAGCCGGCACTGTCATGGTGCAGGGCGATTTGAAATCCATGTCAGCTGAGTGGGTGCGGGGCGTATCAATCTTGGGCTATGGAAATTCACTCGCCTTGGGGCTCGGCATTCCGATACCAATTCTTGATGCGGAAATGGCTGCATATACCGGTGTGTCTGATGCGGAGATTTTTACGCAGGTGGTGGATTACGGCTATGATTACACTAACGGTATTGCGAGGAGTTATGGTGAAGTAAACTATGCCCAGCTGAAATCCGGGGAAATTGAAGTAAACGGCAAGAAAGTTCGGACGACCCCTCTGTCGAGTGTCGTTAAGGCACGTGAGATAGCGGAAATCTTGAAAGTCAAAATCGCCGATGGCAAATTTCTGCTCAATCCTCCCGCGGAATTGCTGCCCGATGGGCTGGATTAG
- the larE gene encoding ATP-dependent sacrificial sulfur transferase LarE — translation MSEESKYVELVNRLRQFEKLAIAFSGGVDSTLLLHAALEVLKAGNVVAFFAHSSLISSRTVAQRNEVIARNFPHGVDLRIVLVDPLEWQEFVVNDKNRCYFCKKRMYTTLQLAMGAAGYNRLADGTNCDDILESRPGLEAIRELDVLTPLADVGLAKTEIRRLAERFGLSNFAMPSNSCLATRVPLGQPITAKILDLIDQAENFLHLKGFMGCRVRIGHAYTIIEVRREDVAAFMDLSNREEVQAYFKDLQLPQVALNLIGR, via the coding sequence ATGTCTGAGGAAAGCAAGTATGTCGAGCTGGTGAATAGGCTCCGGCAGTTTGAAAAACTCGCCATTGCCTTTTCCGGTGGGGTTGACTCAACTTTGCTTTTGCATGCAGCTTTGGAGGTATTAAAAGCTGGGAATGTTGTTGCATTTTTTGCTCACTCATCTTTAATTTCTTCTCGGACTGTGGCACAGAGAAATGAGGTGATTGCTAGAAACTTCCCGCATGGCGTCGACTTGCGAATTGTTTTAGTTGATCCGTTAGAATGGCAGGAGTTTGTCGTAAACGATAAAAACCGTTGTTATTTTTGCAAAAAGAGGATGTACACCACCCTCCAACTTGCTATGGGTGCAGCGGGGTACAATAGACTTGCCGATGGTACCAACTGCGACGATATATTGGAGAGTCGGCCAGGGTTAGAGGCTATCAGAGAATTAGATGTGCTAACCCCGCTTGCGGATGTTGGTTTGGCTAAGACAGAGATACGAAGGTTGGCTGAGAGATTTGGACTGTCCAATTTTGCCATGCCATCCAATTCATGCCTCGCAACCAGGGTCCCACTCGGCCAACCTATTACTGCCAAGATCTTGGACCTCATAGATCAAGCGGAAAACTTCCTTCATTTAAAAGGATTTATGGGATGCCGTGTACGGATTGGCCATGCTTATACCATTATTGAGGTTCGGAGAGAAGATGTCGCTGCCTTTATGGATCTGTCGAATAGAGAGGAAGTGCAGGCGTACTTCAAAGATTTGCAGCTCCCTCAGGTAGCACTCAACTTGATTGGTCGATGA
- a CDS encoding FmdE family protein, giving the protein MKSFEELLQVSTRIHGHICAGQVIGVRMSILALRLLGLSDPQGADRKKIYVIVEIDRCATDAIQSVTGCSLGKRSMKWLDHGIMAATFVNLESSQAVRVTALEEARDLANKYCSEIVDKYSRQLEAYKIMPETELFRVESVSLTIPPEDLPGKPLRRVKCVSCGDWVQDCRDVVVDDKILCRSCTHGRYYSVIEQ; this is encoded by the coding sequence ATGAAATCTTTTGAAGAACTGTTGCAGGTATCAACTCGAATTCACGGTCATATTTGTGCCGGTCAAGTTATTGGCGTTCGAATGAGCATCTTGGCATTGCGCCTGCTTGGATTGTCCGATCCACAGGGAGCTGACAGGAAGAAGATATATGTCATCGTGGAAATCGATCGTTGTGCAACAGACGCAATTCAATCTGTTACCGGCTGTAGCCTTGGCAAAAGGTCCATGAAATGGCTCGATCATGGGATCATGGCGGCAACATTTGTCAATCTCGAATCGAGCCAGGCGGTACGGGTTACTGCCCTTGAAGAAGCTCGTGACTTGGCCAACAAGTATTGTTCGGAGATTGTGGATAAATATTCGAGACAACTTGAAGCCTATAAAATTATGCCTGAGACCGAACTGTTTCGTGTTGAATCGGTGTCGCTCACAATCCCTCCTGAAGATTTGCCCGGCAAGCCGCTGCGAAGGGTTAAATGTGTAAGCTGTGGCGATTGGGTACAGGATTGCAGAGATGTAGTCGTGGATGACAAGATTTTGTGCCGGAGTTGTACACATGGCCGTTATTACAGTGTCATAGAGCAATAG
- the hisF gene encoding imidazole glycerol phosphate synthase subunit HisF — protein sequence MQITLLDYGAGNVRSVRNAIRKLGYSIQDVQSPEDILTAEKLIFPGVGSFGLVMTRLREKGYIAPLKQRIAENKPLLGICVALQALYEGSEESPGVEGLGIIPGQVVRFANRQLAVPQIGWNNIKLKKNSSLMSGYKNEKLYFVHSYHAQVSTTDAEWLLALTDYGNAFVSAVEKGNVSAFQFHPEKSGKAGLRILENYLAKGTDQPLMMASNLSAEGSETKIAKRIIACLDVRSNDRGDLVVTKGDQYDVRHDGEVRNLGKPVELARRYYEEGADEITFLNITGFRDFPLQDQPMLEVLERTSENVFVPLTIGGGIREFTDSNGKSSTSLDVASAYFRSGADKVSIGSDAVYTVEEYLKTGMKSGRSSIEQISIVYGAQAVVISVDPRRVYVQSPGDTSHTTIPTAQPGPEGERYCWYQCTVKGGREGRDVDVVQLVKSCEELGAGEILLNCIDRDGTNSGFDLELIKMVKGAVSIPVIASSGAGIAAHFVDVFKQTETDAALAAGIFHRQEVSIQEVKDAVRSAGIETR from the coding sequence ATGCAGATAACTCTTTTAGATTATGGTGCCGGTAATGTCCGAAGTGTCCGGAATGCTATTCGCAAGCTCGGCTATTCGATACAGGACGTTCAATCGCCAGAGGATATCTTAACAGCTGAGAAGCTGATTTTTCCCGGAGTCGGAAGCTTTGGCCTGGTAATGACACGGTTACGGGAAAAGGGATACATTGCACCACTCAAACAGCGGATTGCCGAAAATAAGCCCCTCCTTGGAATATGCGTTGCCTTGCAGGCCCTGTATGAGGGAAGTGAAGAATCTCCCGGTGTAGAAGGCTTGGGGATCATTCCTGGGCAGGTGGTACGATTTGCCAACCGGCAATTGGCAGTGCCGCAAATTGGCTGGAATAACATCAAGCTTAAGAAAAACTCTTCACTGATGAGTGGTTATAAAAACGAGAAATTGTACTTTGTCCACTCATACCACGCCCAAGTCAGCACGACGGATGCTGAGTGGCTGCTGGCGCTTACCGATTATGGCAATGCGTTCGTTTCAGCGGTTGAAAAGGGAAATGTCAGTGCCTTTCAATTTCATCCGGAGAAGAGTGGTAAGGCTGGGTTGAGGATACTCGAAAATTATCTGGCAAAAGGCACCGATCAACCATTAATGATGGCATCCAATTTATCAGCCGAAGGTTCGGAGACAAAGATTGCCAAGCGTATCATTGCCTGTCTGGACGTTCGTAGTAACGATCGCGGAGATCTTGTCGTCACCAAAGGTGATCAATACGATGTCCGGCATGACGGCGAGGTGCGAAATCTCGGTAAGCCCGTCGAATTGGCAAGAAGATACTACGAAGAGGGGGCCGACGAAATCACCTTTTTGAATATTACCGGATTCCGCGATTTTCCGCTGCAAGACCAACCCATGCTGGAGGTTTTGGAAAGAACATCTGAAAATGTTTTCGTGCCGCTTACCATTGGTGGCGGGATACGAGAGTTTACGGATTCAAATGGAAAATCCTCGACTTCATTGGATGTCGCCTCTGCCTATTTTCGATCAGGAGCAGATAAAGTATCTATCGGCAGCGATGCGGTCTATACCGTTGAAGAGTATCTCAAAACCGGTATGAAAAGCGGCCGGAGCTCGATTGAACAAATCTCTATTGTTTATGGAGCTCAGGCGGTTGTTATTTCGGTTGACCCCCGGCGAGTTTATGTGCAATCACCTGGAGATACCTCGCATACTACTATACCTACTGCCCAGCCTGGCCCCGAAGGAGAGCGCTATTGCTGGTATCAATGTACGGTTAAGGGAGGAAGGGAGGGGCGGGATGTCGATGTCGTGCAGTTGGTCAAGAGCTGCGAAGAGTTGGGTGCAGGGGAGATATTATTGAATTGTATTGACCGGGATGGCACCAATAGCGGGTTCGACCTTGAACTTATCAAAATGGTCAAAGGTGCCGTATCAATCCCGGTCATAGCATCAAGCGGTGCCGGCATTGCCGCTCATTTTGTTGATGTGTTTAAGCAAACAGAGACTGACGCCGCCCTTGCCGCAGGAATATTTCATAGGCAAGAAGTGAGCATACAAGAGGTAAAAGACGCCGTTCGGTCTGCTGGTATTGAAACGCGGTAA
- a CDS encoding ATP-binding protein gives MSKTQKNIISILPFILLLILILNAVSAWTYKRGFAELKEQGSVRLELYSNYLQGVLNKYESLPELLAIDSNLVRTLLNPFDIVQIEGLNQYLETINRVSDALDTYLMNKDGLTIAASNWKEEHSFVGRNFDYRPYFQEAMSGKLGRYFAIGTTSSKRGYYFAYPVRHEKEILGALVIKIDIDSVEQKWAYRDESFLVTDPDGVVFITTNPEWRYKTLQPLHPDVLRSIEETKRYPDAELTPLATSTTSFADDVQLLSIEGEEGKQKKKVMKQSHAMPHAGWAVHILSDTGALKTRVLFVNILVTLGLVVVYIMTLLFVQRKQRVAELSRIEEESKKALREANELLETRVLDRTQQLTLANEMLQREILDRKQTEVKLMRTRKELIHAAKLAVLGQMSAGINHELNQPLAAIRSYTDNGKQFLEKGRLEEAMWNLEQIGELTDRMAQIGMQLKLFSKKSSGQIVTVPLHGVIDGALEILNPSLKKAGIEMYIKVDPADLEVRANHVLLQQVLVNLLSNALQAMEGQDDEKKIVIECTVNDHKVVIAVEDTGPGIAGENLRKIFEPFFTTKKSGQGLGLGLTISDRIVRDFGGQIVLVQGKKGARFEFTLERS, from the coding sequence ATGTCGAAAACGCAAAAAAACATTATCAGCATCCTGCCTTTTATTCTTCTTCTGATCTTGATTCTTAACGCGGTTTCTGCCTGGACCTATAAGCGAGGCTTTGCTGAACTCAAAGAACAGGGAAGCGTTCGGCTTGAGCTTTACAGCAACTATCTGCAGGGTGTTTTGAATAAGTATGAAAGTCTTCCGGAATTGTTGGCTATTGACAGTAATCTAGTAAGAACGCTTCTTAATCCTTTTGATATCGTACAAATTGAAGGTCTTAATCAATACCTGGAGACTATCAATAGAGTAAGCGATGCCCTTGACACCTATCTGATGAATAAAGATGGGTTGACTATCGCTGCCAGCAATTGGAAGGAAGAACATTCATTTGTTGGGAGGAATTTCGACTACCGCCCCTACTTTCAGGAGGCAATGTCAGGCAAACTTGGACGATATTTTGCCATCGGTACGACCTCGTCAAAAAGGGGATATTATTTCGCCTATCCGGTTCGCCACGAGAAAGAAATCCTTGGTGCCTTGGTTATTAAAATTGACATTGATTCAGTCGAACAAAAATGGGCATATCGAGATGAAAGCTTTCTGGTCACCGATCCGGACGGGGTTGTGTTTATTACCACCAACCCGGAATGGCGATACAAGACCTTACAGCCACTTCACCCCGATGTTTTGAGAAGTATAGAGGAAACCAAGAGATATCCTGATGCCGAGCTGACTCCTTTGGCTACCTCGACAACCAGTTTTGCGGATGATGTGCAGCTCCTCTCCATAGAAGGGGAAGAGGGCAAACAGAAAAAGAAAGTAATGAAACAGTCACATGCAATGCCTCATGCCGGTTGGGCCGTACATATTTTGTCGGATACCGGGGCATTGAAAACCAGGGTTTTGTTCGTAAATATCCTGGTTACGCTGGGATTGGTGGTTGTTTATATTATGACTCTTTTGTTTGTTCAGCGAAAACAGCGTGTTGCTGAGCTTTCTCGAATTGAGGAAGAATCCAAGAAAGCCTTGCGGGAGGCGAATGAACTTCTGGAAACCAGGGTTCTTGATAGGACGCAGCAACTCACCTTGGCCAATGAAATGTTGCAAAGAGAGATTCTCGACCGAAAACAGACGGAGGTGAAGCTCATGAGAACGCGGAAAGAGCTGATCCATGCAGCAAAACTTGCGGTACTTGGTCAAATGTCGGCGGGTATCAATCATGAGCTCAACCAACCATTGGCTGCTATTCGAAGTTATACCGATAACGGTAAACAGTTTTTAGAGAAAGGCCGTTTGGAAGAAGCAATGTGGAATCTTGAGCAAATTGGCGAATTGACAGACCGGATGGCGCAGATCGGCATGCAGCTCAAACTTTTTTCAAAAAAATCGAGTGGACAGATAGTCACCGTTCCCCTGCATGGGGTCATTGATGGCGCATTAGAGATACTGAATCCGAGTCTGAAAAAGGCCGGTATTGAGATGTATATCAAGGTTGATCCCGCCGACCTTGAGGTTCGTGCCAACCATGTGTTGTTGCAACAAGTGTTGGTAAATCTACTGTCCAATGCCTTGCAAGCTATGGAAGGACAGGATGATGAAAAGAAAATTGTGATAGAATGTACCGTAAACGATCATAAAGTGGTTATCGCTGTTGAAGATACCGGGCCGGGGATTGCTGGCGAAAATCTGCGAAAAATCTTTGAACCGTTTTTTACAACAAAAAAATCGGGGCAGGGTCTTGGCCTGGGTTTGACTATAAGCGATCGGATAGTTCGAGATTTTGGTGGGCAGATTGTCCTCGTTCAGGGCAAAAAGGGCGCCCGTTTTGAGTTCACTTTGGAAAGATCATAA
- a CDS encoding sigma-54 dependent transcriptional regulator: MTTKAKVLFIDDEKHIRQANKQTLELAELEVICEECAENGLAMLTNEWPGIVVCDIRLPNMDGLQFLLEVQKIDRNLPVILITGHGDVTTAVQAMRDGAYDFIEKPYSPERLVKTVLRGLEKRSLTLENRTLRRELELHSAPGPRLIGRTQAMEKLRSTIAQVADTGADVLVFGETGTGKELVARALHENSKRREKNFVAINCGAVSESIMESELFGHEAGAFTDAKSTRIGKFEHANGGTLLLDEIESMPLRVQINLLRVLQERSIERLGSNRLIPVDLRVVAASKVDLLTAAEQGLFRQDLYYRLNVVSLKIPPLRERREDIPLLFHHFLLVAGHRYQQEVSMPGSAQMNVLMAYSWPGNVRELRNIAERYVLLGSQFDWSLEKMLSGQDSEEIRSLPQQIDRFEKGLLEHALVASGGSIKDVMASLNIPRKTLYDKMRKHGLKKADYK, translated from the coding sequence ATGACGACGAAAGCAAAGGTACTTTTCATTGACGACGAGAAGCACATCCGGCAAGCCAATAAACAGACTCTTGAGCTTGCCGAACTTGAGGTTATCTGTGAGGAATGTGCGGAAAATGGATTGGCGATGCTGACCAATGAGTGGCCGGGAATCGTCGTCTGCGACATTCGTCTTCCCAATATGGATGGTCTGCAGTTTCTTCTGGAGGTACAGAAAATTGATCGGAATTTGCCGGTCATCCTTATCACCGGCCATGGTGACGTTACTACCGCAGTCCAAGCAATGCGGGACGGTGCCTACGATTTTATTGAAAAGCCCTATTCGCCCGAGCGCTTGGTGAAAACTGTTTTGCGGGGCTTGGAAAAACGTTCTTTAACCTTGGAGAATCGCACCCTTCGCCGTGAATTGGAATTGCACAGTGCCCCCGGACCCCGGCTCATCGGCAGGACACAGGCGATGGAAAAGCTTCGAAGTACTATTGCCCAAGTCGCCGACACGGGGGCTGACGTCCTGGTGTTTGGTGAAACCGGTACCGGGAAGGAACTCGTTGCCAGGGCTTTGCACGAAAATAGTAAAAGGAGAGAGAAGAATTTTGTGGCGATCAATTGCGGTGCTGTCTCCGAATCGATAATGGAGAGTGAGTTGTTCGGCCATGAAGCCGGTGCTTTTACAGACGCAAAATCGACGCGAATCGGTAAGTTTGAACACGCTAATGGCGGGACTCTCCTCCTCGACGAAATAGAGTCCATGCCCTTAAGGGTACAGATAAATCTGTTGCGGGTTCTTCAGGAGCGTTCAATTGAGAGACTTGGTTCAAATCGTCTTATTCCGGTAGATCTGCGGGTTGTTGCCGCTTCAAAAGTTGATTTGCTGACGGCAGCTGAACAGGGGCTGTTTCGCCAGGATTTGTATTATCGGCTCAACGTTGTATCTTTGAAAATTCCTCCCTTACGTGAAAGGAGAGAGGATATTCCCTTATTATTTCACCACTTCTTGTTAGTCGCCGGACATCGGTATCAACAGGAGGTGTCCATGCCCGGCAGTGCTCAGATGAATGTTTTAATGGCCTATTCATGGCCAGGTAATGTTAGGGAGTTGAGAAATATTGCAGAAAGGTATGTTTTGTTGGGGAGTCAATTCGATTGGTCTTTAGAAAAGATGCTTTCTGGACAGGATTCTGAGGAGATTCGATCACTTCCGCAACAAATCGATCGTTTTGAAAAGGGTCTCCTTGAGCATGCCCTTGTTGCCTCAGGGGGAAGCATCAAGGATGTCATGGCCAGTCTCAATATCCCCAGAAAGACCCTTTACGACAAAATGCGTAAGCACGGTTTAAAGAAAGCTGACTATAAATAG
- a CDS encoding TRAP transporter large permease subunit, whose translation MSSIVIFGILLALMLTGMPISISLGLTVLTFLFTMTQVPLESVALKLFSGIEKFEIMAIPFFILAGNFLTHGGVARRMINFATSMVGHWHGGLALSGVLACALFAAVSGSSPATVVAIGAILIPGMVKAGFPMKFGAGVIATSGALGILIPPSIVMVMYSIATNTSVGALFMAGVIPGIVMAAMLGGITWYRAKKFNYPRQPKASWGERLRTFRESVWGLMLIIVVMGGIYSGIFTPTEAAAMSAVYSFFVAVFIYKDMRLRDVPKVLLNSANMSAMLLYIITNAVMFSFILANENIPQELTNWLLDMGLGHIAFLLAVNVLLLMAGNFMEPSSIMLIFAPIVFPVAVKLGVDPVHLGILMVVNMEVGMCHPPVGLNLYVASGLTKMGITELTVAVWPWLLTMLTFLGIVTYWPMLSIWLPKTLGMM comes from the coding sequence ATGAGTTCAATTGTCATCTTTGGAATTCTGCTGGCCCTGATGCTGACCGGCATGCCGATCTCCATCTCCCTTGGTCTGACGGTTCTGACCTTTCTCTTTACCATGACCCAGGTACCGCTTGAATCGGTGGCCCTGAAGCTCTTTTCCGGGATCGAGAAGTTTGAGATCATGGCCATTCCCTTCTTTATCCTGGCCGGTAACTTTCTCACCCACGGCGGCGTCGCCCGGCGGATGATCAACTTCGCCACCTCCATGGTCGGTCACTGGCATGGCGGCCTGGCCCTTTCCGGCGTTCTTGCCTGCGCCCTCTTTGCCGCCGTTTCCGGCTCGTCGCCGGCAACCGTTGTCGCCATCGGCGCCATCCTCATCCCGGGCATGGTCAAGGCCGGCTTCCCAATGAAGTTCGGGGCAGGCGTTATCGCCACCTCCGGCGCCCTGGGGATTCTCATCCCGCCGTCCATCGTCATGGTCATGTACTCCATCGCCACCAACACCTCGGTAGGCGCCCTGTTCATGGCCGGCGTCATCCCCGGCATCGTCATGGCCGCCATGCTCGGCGGCATAACTTGGTACCGGGCCAAAAAATTCAATTATCCCCGCCAGCCCAAGGCATCGTGGGGCGAGCGTCTCCGCACCTTCCGCGAATCGGTTTGGGGCCTGATGCTCATCATCGTCGTTATGGGCGGTATCTACAGCGGTATCTTCACCCCCACCGAGGCCGCGGCGATGAGCGCCGTCTACTCCTTCTTCGTTGCCGTCTTCATCTACAAGGACATGCGCCTGCGAGATGTCCCGAAGGTCCTCCTCAACTCGGCCAATATGTCGGCGATGCTGCTCTATATCATCACCAACGCCGTCATGTTCTCCTTTATCCTCGCCAACGAGAACATCCCCCAGGAGCTGACCAACTGGCTGCTGGACATGGGCCTTGGCCACATCGCCTTCCTCCTGGCGGTCAACGTCCTCCTGCTCATGGCCGGTAACTTCATGGAGCCGTCGTCGATCATGCTGATCTTCGCCCCCATCGTCTTTCCGGTGGCGGTCAAGCTGGGCGTCGACCCGGTACATCTCGGCATCCTCATGGTCGTCAACATGGAGGTCGGTATGTGTCATCCGCCGGTCGGCTTGAACCTCTACGTCGCCTCGGGGCTCACCAAGATGGGTATTACCGAGCTGACCGTCGCCGTCTGGCCGTGGCTCCTGACCATGCTGACCTTCCTCGGCATCGTCACCTACTGGCCGATGTTGTCGATCTGGTTGCCGAAGACACTTGGGATGATGTAG
- a CDS encoding TRAP transporter small permease: MKILNHLEEIFISFLMAGAVAIIFAAVVHRYMAGLPIPVVQDVLLGMNFGWAQELCIIMFVWMAKFGAAYGVRTGIHVGVDVLINQMQPKLRNKFIVFGLLSGATFTAIVGVLGYRFIWENGMHHAVFSLLGLDTGVLPEGPTTPDLEWPTWLVYSAVPFGSTLMCFRFLQVMVNFLKTHELPHHDHSHVDGVDADAVESLTERIVAREVLKDDQARKEDKQ, from the coding sequence ATGAAAATTCTTAATCATCTTGAGGAAATATTTATTTCCTTTCTTATGGCGGGGGCGGTGGCGATCATCTTTGCGGCGGTCGTCCATCGCTATATGGCCGGCCTGCCGATTCCTGTCGTGCAGGATGTGCTGCTCGGCATGAATTTTGGTTGGGCCCAGGAACTGTGCATTATCATGTTCGTCTGGATGGCCAAGTTCGGTGCCGCCTACGGCGTGCGCACCGGCATCCATGTCGGGGTTGATGTACTGATCAATCAGATGCAGCCCAAATTGCGCAACAAATTTATCGTCTTCGGCCTGCTGTCCGGCGCCACCTTTACGGCAATCGTCGGCGTTCTCGGCTACCGCTTCATCTGGGAAAACGGCATGCACCATGCGGTGTTCTCCCTGCTTGGCCTGGATACCGGTGTCCTGCCCGAGGGCCCAACCACCCCCGATCTCGAATGGCCCACCTGGCTGGTGTACAGCGCCGTACCCTTCGGTTCCACCCTCATGTGCTTCCGTTTTCTCCAGGTCATGGTCAATTTCCTGAAGACCCATGAGCTCCCCCACCACGACCACAGCCATGTCGACGGTGTCGATGCCGATGCCGTTGAATCGTTGACGGAGCGGATTGTTGCACGGGAAGTCCTTAAAGACGATCAGGCCCGCAAGGAGGATAAACAATGA